The following coding sequences lie in one Blattabacteriaceae bacterium genomic window:
- the lipB gene encoding lipoyl(octanoyl) transferase LipB: protein MLKVFLEDLGKKDYKETWKYQRVLFEKIAHFKFLKKNRKVPSNYLLFVEHPNSYTLGMGGDVQHFLLSEEDFKRFGACFYKIDRGGDITFHGEGQLVVYPILDMEYFIPDILQYLRMLEEVTVRVLYCYGLKGERSSGETGVWIDVGTSKVRKICAIGIRMSRWVSMHGFAINVNTNLKYFKYIIPCGIRNKSVTSLARELHEKIPMKDLKEKVKKSFENVFDVVILN, encoded by the coding sequence ATGCTAAAAGTTTTTTTGGAAGATTTAGGAAAGAAAGATTATAAAGAAACATGGAAATATCAACGCGTACTTTTTGAGAAAATAGCTCATTTTAAATTTTTGAAAAAAAATAGAAAAGTACCGTCAAATTATTTACTATTTGTTGAACATCCCAATTCTTATACTCTGGGTATGGGGGGAGATGTTCAACATTTTCTTTTGTCTGAAGAAGATTTTAAAAGATTTGGAGCTTGTTTTTACAAAATTGATAGAGGTGGAGATATCACTTTTCACGGAGAGGGCCAACTAGTTGTTTATCCAATTTTAGATATGGAATACTTTATTCCTGATATTCTTCAATATTTACGAATGCTTGAAGAAGTCACAGTACGGGTTTTATACTGTTATGGTTTAAAGGGGGAAAGATCATCTGGAGAGACTGGGGTATGGATTGATGTTGGAACTTCCAAAGTTAGAAAAATTTGTGCAATAGGAATTAGAATGAGTAGATGGGTAAGTATGCATGGTTTTGCTATTAATGTTAACACTAATTTGAAATATTTCAAATATATAATACCGTGTGGGATTAGAAATAAATCAGTAACCTCTCTAGCTAGAGAGTTGCATGAAAAAATACCAATGAAAGATCTGAAAGAAAAGGTCAAAAAATCATTTGAAAACGTATTTGATGTAGTGATTCTAAATTAG
- the obgE gene encoding GTPase ObgE has protein sequence MYKNFIDYVKIYCKSGKGGSGSVHFRREKFRGPDGGNGGNGGNVIFRVNHNCWTLLHLKYKKHHIAENGFPGGKNRLSGAKGKNCVIEIPIGTVVKNDKNEILLEITKNNQEKILFKGGKGGLGNWTYRSSKPCYSQYGMKGREGWIILELKLLSDVGLVGFPNAGKSSLLAAITSSKPKIADYSFTTLTPYLGIVFCSDYRDFIMADIPGLIEGATKGKGLGYRFLRHLERNSVLLFLIPANSKDFEKEYEILLSELREYNPCLLEKPRLIVISKSDLINENIKYHIKKNLSFQPIFISSKNKEGLIDLKEKLLEKVQSSTYFFR, from the coding sequence ATGTATAAAAATTTTATAGATTACGTTAAAATTTACTGCAAAAGTGGAAAAGGAGGATCTGGATCTGTACATTTTCGTAGAGAAAAATTTAGAGGTCCAGATGGAGGAAATGGAGGAAATGGAGGAAATGTAATATTTAGAGTAAATCATAACTGCTGGACTCTTTTACATTTAAAATATAAAAAGCATCACATAGCTGAAAACGGGTTTCCTGGGGGAAAGAATAGACTAAGTGGAGCAAAAGGTAAAAACTGCGTTATAGAAATCCCAATAGGGACAGTAGTAAAAAATGATAAAAATGAAATTCTTCTCGAGATTACAAAAAATAATCAGGAAAAAATCCTTTTCAAAGGAGGAAAAGGGGGATTAGGTAATTGGACTTACCGAAGTTCTAAACCTTGTTATTCTCAATATGGGATGAAAGGTAGAGAAGGATGGATTATTCTTGAACTAAAACTTTTATCCGATGTAGGGTTAGTTGGATTTCCAAATGCAGGAAAATCTAGTCTATTAGCTGCAATTACCTCCTCTAAACCTAAAATTGCAGATTATTCATTTACGACCCTAACTCCTTATTTAGGGATTGTTTTTTGTTCTGATTATAGGGATTTTATTATGGCAGATATTCCAGGTCTGATTGAAGGAGCTACTAAGGGTAAAGGACTAGGATATAGATTTTTAAGACATCTTGAAAGAAATTCTGTTCTTCTTTTTCTTATTCCAGCAAACTCTAAAGATTTTGAAAAAGAGTATGAAATACTCTTGTCTGAACTCCGAGAGTATAATCCATGTTTGCTTGAGAAACCTCGTTTAATAGTTATTTCTAAATCTGACTTAATTAATGAAAATATTAAATACCATATAAAGAAAAACTTATCTTTTCAACCCATTTTCATTTCTTCAAAAAATAAAGAAGGATTGATAGATTTAAAAGAAAAATTATTGGAGAAAGTACAATCTTCTACTTATTTCTTTAGATAA
- a CDS encoding transaldolase family protein, which yields MRQAKDLGIIDGVTPNPSLIAKENIIVNRNIFKHYQNICYLIERDVSVEVISNDFYGIVKEAEFLVDLHPQIVGKIPMKGLKTVRYFSDRNVKTNCTLAFSLSQAILAAKARASYVQDFSYNSLKDIRLVYNNYGFITKILAASIQNPMCIGECAKIGIDAVSTPLETLIETLKACSKME from the coding sequence ATTCGTCAAGCAAAAGATTTAGGAATAATTGATGGAGTAACTCCAAATCCATCTTTAATAGCTAAAGAAAACATCATTGTAAACAGGAATATTTTTAAACATTATCAAAATATTTGCTATCTAATTGAGAGGGATGTAAGCGTGGAAGTAATTTCCAATGATTTTTATGGTATAGTTAAAGAAGCGGAGTTTTTAGTAGATTTACATCCACAGATTGTCGGAAAAATCCCCATGAAAGGCTTAAAAACCGTTCGGTATTTTTCCGATAGAAACGTTAAAACAAACTGTACATTAGCATTTTCTCTTAGTCAAGCAATTTTAGCAGCTAAGGCGAGAGCTTCTTACGTTCAAGATTTTTCTTATAATAGCTTAAAGGATATAAGACTAGTTTATAATAATTATGGTTTTATAACTAAAATTCTTGCTGCTTCAATCCAGAATCCAATGTGCATTGGAGAATGTGCTAAAATTGGAATAGACGCTGTCTCTACACCTTTAGAAACACTAATAGAAACACTAAAGGCGTGCTCCAAAATGGAATAA